One genomic segment of Peromyscus leucopus breed LL Stock chromosome 23, UCI_PerLeu_2.1, whole genome shotgun sequence includes these proteins:
- the LOC114681897 gene encoding 2'-5'-oligoadenylate synthase 1A-like yields the protein MGQGLSSIPAWELDKFIEDHLLPDSCFRRDVKAIINIMCDFLKESCFQDAAHPVRVSKVVKGGSSGKGTALKGKSDADLVVFLTNLTSFEDQLNQRGKCIQEIKKQLYKFQRERHIWVKFEVQSSWWPNPRVLSFKLSSPQLQQEVEFDVLPAYDVLGHVGIYGKPDPEIYKKLIRKCTSLRKEGEFSTCFTELQRNFLKQRPTKLKSLIRLVKHWYQLCKEKLGKPLPPQYALELLTVYAWECGSKAPYFNTAQGFRTVLELVTKYRQLRIYWTEYYDFQDQDISDYLHRQLRRARPVILDPADPTGNVAGSNSDGWRRLSEEAKAWFRYPCFKNKDGSPVRSWDVQTEVGIPHQEKQETHFFRNVCLFLLFLFVLFISRAASA from the exons ATGGGACAGGGACTCAGCAGCATCCCGGCCTGGGAGCTGGACAAGTTCATAGAGGACCACCTCCTTCCCGACTCCTGCTTCCGTCGTGATGTCAAAGCCATCATCAATATCATGTGTGATTTCCTGAAGGAGAGTTGCTTCCAAGACGCCGCCCACCCTGTGAGGGTCTCCAAGGTGGTGAAG GGCGGCTCCTCGGGCAAAGGAACTGCTCTCAAGGGCAAGTCGGACGCCGACCTGGTGGTGTTCCTTACCAATCTCACCAGCTTTGAGGATCAGTTAAACCAACGGGGAAAGTGCATCCAGGAAATTAAGAAACAGCTGTAcaagtttcagagagagagacatatttGGGTGAAGTTTGAGGTCCAGAGTTCATGGTGGCCCAACCCCCGGGTACTCAGCTTCAAACTGAGCTCCCCCCAGCTCCAGCAGGAGGTGGAGTTTGATGTGCTGCCAGCCTATGATGTCCTGG GTCATGTTGGCATCTACGGCAAACCTGACCCTGAAATCTACAAAAAGCTCATCAGGAAGTGCACCTCCCTGAGGAAGGAGGGCGAGTTCTCCACCTGCttcacagagctccagagaaactTCCTGAAGCAGCGTCCAACCAAGCTGAAGAGTCTCATCCGCCTGGTCAAACACTGGTACCAGCTG tGTAAGGAGAAGCTGGGGAAGCCGCTGCCCCCCCAGTATGCCCTGGAGCTGCTCACAGTCTATGCCTGGGAATGTGGGAGTAAAGCTCCTTATTTCAACACAGCCCAGGGCTTCCGGACAGTCTTGGAACTGGTCACCAAGTACAGGCAGCTTCGAATCTACTGGACAGAGTATTATGACTTTCAAGACCAGGACATTTCCGACTACCTGCACAGACAGCTCAGAAGAGCCAG GCCTGTGATCCTGGACCCTGCTGACCCAACAGGGAACGTGGCGGGTTCAAACTCAGATGGTTGGAGGCGACTGTCGGAAGAGGCTAAGGCCTGGTTTCGGTACCCATGCTTTAAGAACAAGGATGGTTCCCCAGTGCGCTCCTGGGATGTTCAG